A window from Corynebacterium singulare encodes these proteins:
- a CDS encoding Fic family protein, with translation MPDYVTENWIPESGSGLPRRDKAGGPFLAYVPDHLARKAWTFSPELTSRAARIEREILRLNRHTASGQLESVARLLMRSEAISSSRIEGIAPNVDKVVLAELAQEEEVRGFKESAEEVARNLTVLRSIEKSFATEPTISVELLERLQRELMGENGSIPTGLRTIQNWIGGSNHTPIGAEFIPAPPRLVHDLVDDLCLYLDGASHGALIQAAIAHAQFETIHPFADGNGRVGRALIHGILLRRGLTEYTILPVSLVLGTWSTRYVQGLTAYRKDNVDEWLSIFLDAAEEAVKQARLIADDLARIQLEWFAAVEDTRRKDGMQRALRADSLEATLLRSLPAYPIVTVRSIQRLYGITPGNARKALDRLSGAGILRTKVIAKNGGLGYYADDILSLLDLADRQLASSRFDTRLSPPTGRAVPQAQS, from the coding sequence ATGCCCGACTACGTTACCGAGAACTGGATCCCCGAATCAGGCTCCGGCCTGCCCCGGCGCGATAAGGCTGGAGGCCCTTTTCTGGCCTATGTTCCTGACCATCTTGCACGTAAGGCGTGGACTTTTTCCCCAGAGCTCACCAGCCGAGCAGCACGTATCGAGCGTGAGATTTTGAGGCTCAACCGCCATACGGCGTCAGGCCAGTTGGAATCTGTGGCCCGATTACTCATGCGTTCTGAAGCGATTTCTTCCTCACGCATCGAAGGTATTGCGCCCAACGTAGACAAGGTTGTCCTCGCGGAACTCGCCCAAGAAGAGGAAGTCCGTGGCTTTAAGGAAAGTGCGGAAGAGGTTGCCCGCAACCTCACCGTTCTGCGTTCCATTGAGAAGAGCTTTGCAACCGAACCGACAATCTCCGTCGAGCTTCTAGAAAGGCTTCAAAGAGAATTGATGGGGGAGAATGGCTCCATTCCCACCGGACTTCGCACTATTCAAAACTGGATCGGAGGAAGCAACCACACACCCATTGGTGCCGAGTTCATCCCAGCGCCCCCACGTCTAGTCCATGACCTCGTGGACGACTTATGTCTTTACCTCGATGGCGCTTCGCATGGGGCTCTCATCCAGGCCGCAATTGCTCACGCTCAGTTCGAAACGATTCACCCATTTGCAGACGGCAACGGGCGCGTTGGCCGTGCTCTCATTCATGGGATTCTTCTGCGTCGTGGGCTTACTGAGTACACCATTCTGCCGGTAAGTCTCGTCCTCGGTACGTGGTCCACAAGGTACGTTCAAGGATTAACGGCCTACCGCAAGGACAACGTCGACGAATGGCTCTCCATTTTTCTGGATGCTGCCGAAGAAGCCGTGAAGCAAGCTCGCCTCATCGCTGACGATCTCGCGAGAATCCAGTTGGAGTGGTTTGCTGCCGTCGAAGACACCCGCCGGAAGGATGGGATGCAGCGCGCTCTTCGCGCAGACTCTTTAGAAGCCACACTGCTGAGAAGCCTTCCTGCGTATCCCATCGTCACGGTCAGGTCCATCCAGCGTCTCTATGGAATCACCCCTGGAAATGCACGAAAGGCCTTAGACCGGCTAAGCGGTGCCGGAATTCTACGCACCAAGGTGATTGCCAAGAACGGCGGCCTTGGATACTACGCAGACGACATCCTCAGCCTGCTCGACCTCGCAGACCGCCAGCTCGCCAGCAGTCGGTTCGATACGAGGCTCTCACCGCCTACCGGGCGCGCAGTTCCACAGGCACAGTCTTAA
- a CDS encoding zeta toxin family protein yields the protein MLSAADFPVDPQVMEQRLNTLQASYFGRSNAHSPSVPEVIYVAGQPASGKSTAIESVKNGHTVLDSDEIRKLHPALDEIMGRDPLRMDVLTNGPVPYWMSSLIEYGRQHGHSLIIENTLSNPEFIAGEIAKFRSAGFRVKVVGLAVAQEVSRLGVVQRYLEAQRVSRYPRWTNEVSHTSGFKAIVPGLQAIAPLVDDLEIRTRDGRTLSGIEDIEAERANWFDSPATRADWLARFDSCDLTGLEAEKLTQNLVADAERIRGL from the coding sequence ATGCTGTCCGCCGCTGATTTCCCCGTTGATCCACAAGTTATGGAGCAACGGCTTAATACTCTGCAAGCCAGCTACTTTGGCCGATCGAATGCTCACAGTCCGTCTGTTCCAGAAGTCATTTATGTGGCGGGGCAGCCAGCGTCAGGCAAATCAACAGCCATTGAATCCGTGAAAAATGGCCACACGGTCCTTGACTCCGATGAGATACGCAAATTGCATCCAGCCCTTGACGAAATCATGGGTCGCGATCCCCTGCGCATGGACGTGCTCACTAATGGCCCAGTCCCCTATTGGATGTCTTCGCTGATTGAGTATGGCCGGCAGCACGGGCATTCCCTCATCATTGAGAACACGCTGTCCAACCCGGAATTCATCGCGGGTGAGATAGCCAAGTTTCGCTCCGCGGGTTTCCGCGTGAAGGTTGTGGGGCTGGCGGTGGCGCAGGAGGTCTCCAGGCTCGGTGTCGTCCAGCGCTACCTGGAGGCCCAGCGCGTGAGCCGCTACCCGCGCTGGACTAACGAGGTTTCCCATACGTCGGGCTTTAAGGCCATCGTGCCAGGGCTTCAGGCTATTGCACCGCTTGTCGACGACCTCGAGATCCGCACCCGTGACGGCCGTACTTTAAGCGGCATCGAGGATATTGAGGCTGAGCGCGCAAACTGGTTCGACTCCCCCGCCACTCGTGCTGACTGGCTGGCCCGCTTCGACAGCTGTGACTTGACTGGCCTTGAAGCGGAGAAGCTTACGCAGAACCTCGTGGCTGACGCTGAGCGTATCCGTGGGCTTTAA
- a CDS encoding aldehyde dehydrogenase family protein, with product MTQFANYSDLLAAITDDNGREILNPATGEVVGHAPEGTVEDLNTAVETAVKAQKEFAKLSDEERCELLTKAAAAIDANAEALVELLSREQGKPLNGPNARFEVGACSGWLNATTSFEHPNYTAVDDDITATVNYRPLGVVGAIGPWNWPMMITIWQIAPALRMGNAVVVKPSEYTPLSVLGLIEVINTVLPDGVLQVVTGDGEVGAAVTAHADIDKIMFTGSTATGKRIVEASAENLTRLTLELGGNDAGIVLDDADPKEIAGDLFWGAFINTGQTCAAMKRVYVPESLYDAVCEALVEVAKASPMGVGLEEENVLGPLQNKQQFDIVDKLVNAAKESGARVLLGGDPDYDAPGYFYPTTLVADIDPDNPLVVEEQFGPALPIVKYTDLDWAIEQANKLDVGLGSSVWSSNRERALDVAARLEAGTTWINGHGAVDPRVPFGGIKSSGYGVEFGTEGLKGLAYPQIING from the coding sequence ATGACCCAGTTCGCTAACTATTCCGACCTGCTGGCTGCCATCACAGATGACAATGGCCGCGAGATTCTCAACCCGGCAACCGGGGAGGTTGTTGGCCATGCCCCGGAAGGTACCGTGGAGGACCTCAATACGGCGGTGGAGACTGCGGTTAAGGCACAAAAGGAGTTTGCCAAGCTTTCCGACGAAGAGCGGTGCGAGCTGCTCACCAAGGCTGCCGCCGCCATCGACGCCAATGCAGAGGCACTCGTGGAGCTGCTCTCCCGTGAACAAGGCAAGCCGCTGAACGGCCCGAACGCCCGCTTTGAGGTGGGCGCATGCTCGGGGTGGCTCAATGCGACCACGTCCTTCGAGCACCCGAACTACACGGCCGTTGATGATGACATCACTGCCACAGTGAATTACCGTCCGCTCGGTGTTGTTGGTGCTATTGGTCCGTGGAATTGGCCGATGATGATCACCATCTGGCAGATTGCACCGGCGCTGCGTATGGGTAACGCGGTCGTCGTTAAGCCTTCTGAGTACACCCCACTTTCTGTGCTGGGGCTCATTGAGGTCATCAACACCGTGCTGCCGGACGGCGTCCTGCAGGTCGTGACCGGTGATGGTGAGGTCGGCGCTGCGGTGACGGCACACGCGGATATCGACAAGATTATGTTCACCGGTTCCACTGCCACCGGCAAAAGGATTGTGGAGGCCAGCGCCGAGAACCTCACCCGTCTCACGTTGGAGCTCGGTGGCAACGATGCCGGCATTGTGCTCGATGATGCCGACCCCAAGGAGATCGCCGGCGATCTCTTCTGGGGCGCGTTCATCAACACTGGCCAGACCTGTGCTGCGATGAAGCGCGTCTACGTGCCGGAATCGCTGTACGACGCCGTCTGCGAAGCCCTCGTCGAGGTGGCCAAGGCCTCCCCGATGGGCGTGGGCTTGGAAGAAGAGAATGTCCTCGGCCCGCTGCAGAACAAGCAGCAATTCGACATCGTCGACAAGCTCGTCAACGCTGCCAAGGAGTCCGGCGCACGCGTTCTGCTGGGCGGCGACCCGGACTATGACGCGCCGGGCTACTTCTACCCCACCACCTTGGTGGCCGATATTGATCCGGACAACCCGCTGGTTGTCGAGGAGCAGTTTGGCCCGGCACTTCCTATTGTGAAGTACACGGACCTGGACTGGGCCATCGAACAGGCCAACAAGCTGGATGTGGGCCTGGGCTCCTCCGTGTGGTCCTCCAACCGCGAGCGTGCTCTGGACGTCGCCGCGCGCCTAGAGGCAGGAACCACCTGGATTAACGGTCACGGTGCCGTCGACCCGCGCGTGCCGTTCGGCGGTATCAAGTCCTCCGGCTACGGCGTGGAGTTCGGTACCGAGGGCCTCAAGGGCCTGGCTTACCCGCAGATCATCAACGGCTAA
- a CDS encoding NAD-dependent succinate-semialdehyde dehydrogenase produces the protein MSENKKVNVDELLAKVPTGLLINGEWVDASDGSTFDVENPATGEIIATLASATSEDAKKAMDAACAVQEEWARTSARERSELLRRAFELVQERKDEFATLMTLEMGKPLAESYGEVTYGSEYLRWFSEEAVRDYGSTLPAPEGTLRMITRRKPVGPCLLITPWNFPLAMATRKIAPAIAAGCTMVVKPAKLTPLTTQYFAQTMIDAGVPAGVVNVVSGKSASAISEPIMADSRLRKISFTGSTPVGKTLLKAAADNVLRTSMELGGNAPFIVFDDADLDQAVEGAMGAKMRNIGEACTAANRFIVHESVAEEFAEKFAKRIGELKVGNGLDEGVTCGPLVEQKALDNVTALVDDAVEKGAKVLVGGKPGEGKGYFYSPTVLTNVSRDARVAQEEIFGPIAPILTFSDEKEAIAIANDTEYGLASYVFTEDSDRMWRVGDGLEFGLMGFNAGVISNAAAPFGGVKQSGMGREGGAEGIAEYTSLQYIAMRDPYANA, from the coding sequence ATGAGCGAAAACAAGAAGGTCAATGTTGACGAGTTGCTGGCCAAGGTTCCGACCGGCCTGCTTATCAATGGCGAGTGGGTGGATGCCTCGGATGGGTCCACCTTTGATGTGGAGAATCCAGCTACCGGAGAGATCATCGCGACACTCGCTTCTGCAACGTCTGAGGACGCGAAGAAGGCTATGGATGCTGCGTGTGCAGTCCAGGAAGAGTGGGCACGCACCTCTGCTCGCGAGCGGTCTGAGCTGCTGCGCCGCGCTTTTGAACTGGTCCAGGAACGTAAGGACGAGTTTGCCACTCTCATGACCTTGGAGATGGGTAAGCCATTGGCTGAGTCTTATGGTGAAGTTACCTATGGCTCTGAGTACCTTCGCTGGTTCAGTGAGGAAGCCGTCCGCGACTACGGCAGCACCCTGCCGGCGCCGGAGGGCACCCTGCGCATGATTACTCGCCGCAAGCCGGTGGGCCCGTGCCTTCTCATCACCCCCTGGAACTTCCCGCTGGCCATGGCGACCCGCAAGATTGCGCCGGCCATCGCCGCTGGTTGCACCATGGTAGTAAAGCCTGCCAAGCTGACGCCGCTGACCACGCAGTATTTTGCACAGACGATGATCGATGCCGGAGTCCCGGCAGGCGTGGTCAATGTAGTGTCCGGTAAGTCCGCGTCCGCTATCTCCGAGCCGATTATGGCCGATTCTCGCCTCCGCAAGATCTCCTTCACTGGCTCTACCCCGGTGGGCAAGACCTTGCTCAAGGCCGCTGCCGACAATGTGCTGCGCACGTCCATGGAGCTGGGCGGCAACGCTCCCTTCATCGTCTTTGACGACGCCGACCTGGACCAGGCTGTCGAAGGTGCCATGGGCGCCAAAATGCGCAACATCGGTGAAGCCTGCACTGCTGCCAACCGCTTCATTGTCCACGAGTCTGTGGCCGAAGAGTTCGCGGAGAAGTTTGCCAAGCGTATTGGTGAGCTCAAGGTGGGTAACGGCCTCGATGAGGGCGTGACCTGTGGTCCGCTGGTCGAGCAGAAGGCGCTCGACAACGTCACGGCTCTGGTCGATGACGCCGTGGAGAAAGGCGCTAAGGTTCTCGTCGGCGGCAAGCCGGGTGAGGGCAAGGGCTACTTCTACTCCCCTACTGTTCTGACAAACGTCTCCCGCGATGCGCGCGTGGCTCAGGAGGAAATCTTCGGCCCGATCGCTCCGATCCTGACCTTCTCCGACGAAAAGGAAGCCATCGCCATCGCAAACGACACGGAGTATGGACTGGCCTCCTACGTCTTCACCGAGGACTCCGACCGTATGTGGCGCGTCGGCGACGGTCTGGAGTTTGGCTTGATGGGCTTCAACGCCGGAGTTATCTCTAACGCCGCTGCCCCGTTCGGCGGCGTCAAGCAGTCCGGCATGGGCCGCGAGGGCGGTGCCGAGGGTATTGCTGAATACACCTCGCTGCAGTACATCGCTATGCGTGACCCGTACGCGAATGCCTAA
- a CDS encoding amidohydrolase family protein, translated as MTSPRTAFILESCAIVTGDAAGTVLENHSIGVDKRGTIVYVGPADAAPHLPGARPINLDGKFVLPGLINAHAHLFSDGKPLHPALTSERGGAIAATVFSTLPGRALMRKRTKANILTQLNSGVTGLRSLGDPGYEVVEAREAIEAGEYVGPRILASGPLLAATGGHGVPQIALVNDSPWEGRRNVRQNLRNGATCIKIAATGGVTDARSLGEAGRPQLTEEEMAAICDEAHEAGVIVAAHAQGEVGVTAALKAGVDTIEHGCPLTPEMVELFKNNPRSLRGYSALVPTLIPHFRWRG; from the coding sequence ATGACCAGCCCACGTACCGCCTTCATCCTGGAATCCTGTGCCATCGTCACCGGCGACGCCGCCGGTACTGTCCTTGAGAACCACTCCATAGGCGTCGACAAGCGCGGCACCATTGTTTATGTCGGGCCAGCCGACGCGGCCCCTCATCTCCCGGGTGCGCGCCCCATCAACCTCGACGGCAAGTTCGTCCTGCCCGGACTCATCAACGCACATGCCCACCTGTTCTCCGACGGCAAGCCGCTTCACCCGGCGCTAACCTCCGAGCGCGGCGGGGCCATTGCCGCCACAGTCTTCAGCACTCTTCCCGGTCGCGCGCTCATGCGCAAGCGCACCAAGGCGAACATTCTCACCCAGCTCAACTCCGGTGTCACCGGGCTACGCAGTCTGGGGGATCCCGGTTACGAGGTCGTGGAAGCCCGCGAAGCCATTGAGGCAGGGGAGTACGTTGGTCCCCGAATCCTGGCTTCCGGCCCACTCCTCGCAGCCACCGGCGGGCACGGTGTACCGCAGATTGCGCTGGTCAATGATTCCCCATGGGAAGGGCGCCGCAATGTTCGCCAGAACCTTCGCAATGGGGCCACGTGCATCAAGATTGCGGCAACGGGCGGCGTAACAGACGCGCGCTCCCTCGGGGAGGCGGGTCGTCCGCAGCTCACCGAAGAGGAAATGGCAGCCATATGCGATGAAGCCCACGAGGCTGGGGTCATCGTCGCCGCTCATGCGCAAGGCGAAGTAGGAGTGACGGCAGCGCTGAAGGCAGGAGTCGACACCATCGAGCATGGCTGCCCGCTCACCCCAGAGATGGTGGAGCTCTTCAAGAACAACCCGCGCTCCCTACGCGGATACTCCGCGCTCGTGCCCACCCTTATCCCGCACTTCCGCTGGCGAGGCTAG
- a CDS encoding amidohydrolase family protein, with protein sequence MTKVNDVVKQNGIAIFEGMLDGLRTALAEGVVIGTGTDSACTYVTHYSLWRELDYLVRFGGMTPAQALHAATQTNAEILGWGEITGRVEEGFAADLVVVDANPLESFRNLSAPHMVITRGHLIEEPAFETLDELDAVLDGI encoded by the coding sequence GTGACCAAGGTCAATGACGTGGTGAAGCAGAACGGCATCGCCATCTTTGAGGGCATGCTCGATGGTCTCCGCACGGCCTTGGCTGAGGGCGTGGTCATCGGTACGGGAACCGACTCTGCCTGCACGTACGTGACGCACTACAGCTTGTGGCGCGAGTTGGACTATCTCGTGCGCTTTGGAGGCATGACCCCCGCTCAGGCGCTCCACGCAGCAACACAGACCAACGCCGAAATCCTCGGCTGGGGAGAAATCACGGGAAGGGTAGAGGAAGGTTTCGCAGCCGACCTCGTCGTCGTGGACGCCAACCCTCTCGAGTCCTTCCGCAACCTCAGCGCTCCCCATATGGTCATCACGCGCGGCCACCTCATCGAAGAACCGGCCTTCGAGACGCTCGACGAACTCGATGCCGTCCTTGACGGGATTTGA
- a CDS encoding ABC transporter ATP-binding protein: MLSIDSISKTFFPGTANERRALRDVSLHLSPGDFITVIGSNGAGKSTLLNSISGRLIPDSGRIRIHGKDVTTQSEHKRARKVGRVFQDPMAGTAPNLTIEENLSLAYLRGKSRGLGLGLNSARRKVFIDELESLELGLEKRLGTKVGLLSGGQRQALSLLMAGFTHPDVMLLDEHTAALDPQRAELVTNLTKRIVEQGKLTTLMVTHNMAQALQVGNRLIMMHEGQIIFSADAEQKAQLTVEDLMAEFAKIKGASSDRTLLQ, translated from the coding sequence ATGCTCAGCATTGATTCGATTTCGAAGACCTTCTTCCCGGGCACTGCCAATGAGCGCCGGGCGCTTCGCGACGTCTCCCTTCACCTCTCCCCCGGTGACTTCATCACCGTCATCGGTTCTAACGGTGCGGGAAAATCCACCTTGCTGAATTCCATTTCGGGCCGGCTCATCCCGGATTCAGGAAGGATTCGGATTCACGGGAAAGACGTCACTACACAGTCGGAGCACAAACGTGCTCGCAAAGTGGGGCGCGTGTTCCAGGACCCGATGGCTGGTACTGCACCGAACCTCACCATTGAGGAGAACTTATCGCTGGCGTACCTTCGCGGAAAAAGTCGCGGGCTGGGGCTGGGGCTTAATTCGGCGCGCCGAAAGGTCTTTATCGACGAGCTGGAATCCCTAGAGCTCGGCTTGGAAAAGCGCCTCGGCACCAAAGTAGGCCTGCTCTCCGGCGGTCAGCGCCAAGCGCTGTCGCTCCTTATGGCGGGGTTCACTCACCCGGATGTCATGCTGCTTGATGAGCACACCGCAGCGCTTGACCCGCAGCGCGCCGAGCTTGTGACGAACCTGACGAAGCGGATTGTGGAGCAGGGCAAGCTGACCACACTCATGGTCACGCACAACATGGCCCAAGCGCTTCAGGTGGGCAATCGCCTCATCATGATGCATGAAGGCCAGATCATCTTCTCCGCAGATGCAGAGCAGAAAGCTCAGCTGACGGTGGAGGATCTCATGGCGGAGTTCGCTAAGATTAAGGGCGCATCCTCCGATAGGACGCTCCTTCAGTGA
- a CDS encoding ABC transporter permease — MIGALELGLLYAVMAVGVYLTFRVLDFPDLTVDGSFTTGAATASILITTGVNPFVASLAGFCTGFIAGCVTGLLHTKGRIDGLLAGILTMIGLWSINLRIMGSANVPLLSQDSVFTPLDSMMGTWAGVGLLAAGALALCLLIVWFLSTDLGLSLRATGDNEQMITSFGVSTDFTKILTLALSNGLVGLCGALIAQYQGFADISMGIGLILVGLASVILGQAVLPQSRLWLAVVAVALGSVVYRLIIFVALQVGLNPNDMKLITALLVIVALVAPRLTRVRTRRRA; from the coding sequence GTGATTGGTGCGCTTGAGCTCGGGCTTCTCTACGCCGTCATGGCCGTGGGCGTCTACCTGACGTTCCGCGTCCTTGACTTTCCCGACCTGACCGTTGATGGCTCCTTCACCACAGGCGCCGCGACTGCCAGCATTCTTATTACTACTGGTGTGAATCCCTTTGTGGCCTCGCTTGCTGGCTTCTGCACCGGCTTCATCGCCGGTTGCGTCACTGGTTTACTTCACACGAAGGGCCGTATCGACGGACTGCTTGCGGGAATCCTCACCATGATTGGCCTGTGGTCAATCAACCTACGGATCATGGGAAGTGCCAACGTCCCGCTACTGTCGCAGGACTCGGTGTTCACCCCCCTGGATTCGATGATGGGCACGTGGGCTGGAGTCGGTCTGCTCGCTGCGGGGGCGCTCGCACTGTGTCTGCTTATCGTGTGGTTTCTGTCCACAGACCTGGGCCTCTCGCTGCGTGCGACGGGCGATAATGAGCAGATGATTACCTCCTTCGGCGTCTCCACGGATTTCACGAAGATTCTGACCCTCGCGCTGTCGAATGGCCTCGTCGGCCTGTGCGGCGCGCTCATCGCTCAGTACCAAGGTTTCGCGGACATCTCCATGGGCATCGGTCTCATTTTGGTCGGGCTCGCCTCGGTGATCCTGGGGCAGGCGGTGCTCCCCCAGTCCCGCCTTTGGCTGGCGGTTGTTGCGGTGGCGCTCGGCTCCGTGGTCTACCGTCTCATCATTTTCGTGGCGCTCCAGGTGGGGCTTAACCCGAACGACATGAAGCTCATCACCGCGCTGCTCGTCATCGTCGCGCTTGTGGCACCGCGCTTGACGCGGGTTCGCACTCGAAGGAGGGCCTAG
- a CDS encoding ABC transporter substrate-binding protein gives MFKKTATVLSSLALGAAALVGCSSSSESAGGDSGGGNSYSIGINQLVQHPSLDAAAEGFQAAFEDAGVDVDWDIQNANGEQGTAVSISQQMANANHDLYLAIATPAGQAMSKSIKDKPLLFTAVTDPVEAELVESVDKPGANVTGTSDAAPIEEQVKLISQLVPDAKTVGVVYSSAEVNSKVQVDQLTEAAKSQGMGVQSQTVTSVTEIPQAVEALGDVDAIYVPTDNMVVSGISSLIKVANDKTIPVIAADSGAVEGGAAATIGIDYTELGRQTGEMALRILQDGADPAETAVETASDYTYVINEDAVKAQGIEVPQEILDKAETL, from the coding sequence ATGTTCAAGAAGACCGCCACTGTTCTCTCCTCCTTGGCCCTGGGGGCGGCTGCCCTGGTGGGCTGCTCGTCATCGTCGGAAAGCGCCGGCGGCGATTCGGGAGGTGGGAACTCCTACTCCATCGGCATCAACCAGCTGGTCCAGCACCCGTCCCTGGATGCTGCGGCCGAGGGTTTCCAGGCCGCGTTCGAGGACGCCGGCGTGGACGTGGACTGGGATATCCAGAATGCCAACGGTGAGCAGGGTACCGCGGTGTCCATCTCGCAGCAGATGGCAAACGCGAACCATGACCTCTACCTGGCAATCGCCACTCCGGCAGGCCAGGCCATGAGCAAGTCCATCAAGGACAAACCCCTTCTCTTCACCGCGGTCACGGACCCTGTTGAAGCGGAGCTTGTCGAATCCGTGGACAAGCCAGGCGCAAACGTCACCGGTACGTCCGACGCGGCCCCCATCGAAGAACAAGTCAAGCTCATTAGCCAGTTGGTCCCCGACGCGAAAACCGTCGGTGTGGTCTACTCCTCCGCCGAAGTGAACTCCAAGGTCCAGGTAGACCAGCTTACGGAAGCCGCTAAATCACAGGGGATGGGCGTACAGTCTCAGACCGTCACCTCTGTGACCGAGATTCCGCAGGCGGTGGAGGCGCTGGGCGACGTTGATGCAATTTATGTCCCGACGGACAACATGGTGGTCTCCGGTATCTCCTCGCTGATCAAGGTGGCGAATGACAAGACCATCCCAGTCATCGCTGCGGACTCCGGTGCGGTCGAAGGCGGTGCTGCCGCGACAATCGGTATCGACTACACGGAGTTGGGCCGTCAAACCGGCGAGATGGCGCTGCGCATCCTTCAAGACGGTGCCGACCCGGCCGAGACCGCCGTGGAGACCGCGTCCGATTACACCTACGTCATCAATGAGGATGCTGTAAAGGCGCAGGGTATCGAGGTGCCACAGGAGATTCTGGACAAGGCTGAGACGCTGTGA
- a CDS encoding anthranilate synthase component 1 has protein sequence MPYTAQREVRYIPDASALFYALATPQDSLLLESADIETKKNLTCIAITKAALKVVCRGQEVTATALTPAGHLLLDELRQDFCSKMRQNGEVSATFSFELSTEHDERARLRATSTADILRTLQFSQLYSGESLPFLGGGFAFDYVDTFESLPPVPDGPNEYPDYEFLVAEHVLTVDHLTQRARVEGWGVDKHALEEELDLAAVTVPGTPEAPAPRESISARASIDDATFRSHVERLQGNVHAGDIYQVVPSREFSIECPDAFAAYRTLRETNPSPYMFYVRGAEYELFGASPESNLKYTASDRQVQLYPVAGTRPRGATHELDIRNELEMRTDAKEVSEHIMLVDLARNDLARVAVPGTRKVADLLQVDRYSRVMHLVSRVVATLHEDFDALDAYRACMNMGTLTGAPKLRAMELIRETEQTRRGSFGGAIGYLRGDGSMDNCIVIRSAYVKDGTAIVQAGAGVVRDSIPQSEADETVHKAYAVLSAIAQAQSASLEVIR, from the coding sequence ATGCCGTATACAGCCCAACGTGAGGTCAGGTACATACCCGACGCCAGCGCGCTCTTTTATGCTCTCGCCACTCCGCAGGATTCCCTGCTTTTAGAGTCCGCCGACATTGAGACCAAGAAGAACCTCACCTGCATCGCCATTACGAAGGCAGCACTCAAGGTCGTGTGCCGCGGCCAGGAGGTCACCGCAACGGCCTTAACACCAGCCGGTCACTTGCTCTTAGATGAACTTCGTCAGGATTTTTGCTCCAAGATGAGGCAGAACGGTGAGGTCAGCGCCACCTTTAGCTTCGAACTCTCCACCGAGCACGATGAGCGCGCCCGCCTCCGCGCCACCTCGACCGCAGATATCTTGCGCACGCTGCAGTTTAGCCAGCTCTATTCCGGCGAGTCACTTCCATTCCTCGGTGGGGGATTCGCCTTCGACTACGTCGACACCTTCGAGTCACTCCCACCGGTGCCAGACGGACCGAATGAATACCCTGATTATGAATTTCTCGTAGCCGAGCACGTCCTCACGGTGGACCACCTGACTCAGAGGGCAAGGGTTGAGGGGTGGGGCGTCGACAAGCACGCGCTCGAAGAGGAGCTCGACCTGGCCGCCGTCACCGTACCTGGTACTCCAGAGGCCCCCGCACCGCGAGAGAGCATAAGCGCACGCGCCTCCATCGACGACGCCACCTTCCGCAGCCACGTTGAGCGGCTCCAGGGCAACGTCCACGCCGGCGATATCTACCAGGTCGTTCCCTCGCGCGAGTTCAGCATTGAATGCCCCGATGCCTTCGCTGCCTACCGCACGCTGCGTGAGACCAATCCTTCGCCGTACATGTTCTATGTGCGCGGCGCTGAGTACGAACTTTTCGGCGCTTCGCCGGAATCGAACCTCAAATACACGGCATCGGACCGGCAGGTTCAGCTCTATCCCGTCGCTGGCACCCGTCCCCGCGGCGCCACGCACGAGCTCGATATCCGCAACGAGCTGGAGATGCGCACCGACGCCAAGGAGGTCTCCGAGCACATCATGCTCGTGGACCTAGCCCGCAATGATCTCGCGCGCGTCGCTGTTCCTGGCACCCGCAAGGTGGCTGATCTGCTCCAAGTCGACCGCTACTCCCGCGTCATGCACTTGGTCTCCCGCGTCGTGGCCACACTCCACGAGGATTTCGACGCCCTCGACGCCTACCGCGCGTGCATGAACATGGGCACGCTGACCGGCGCCCCAAAGCTCCGCGCCATGGAACTCATCCGGGAGACCGAACAGACTCGCCGCGGTTCCTTCGGCGGCGCCATTGGCTACCTGCGCGGCGACGGCTCGATGGATAACTGCATCGTCATCCGTTCCGCCTACGTCAAGGATGGCACCGCCATCGTCCAAGCAGGTGCCGGCGTCGTCCGCGATTCAATTCCCCAATCCGAAGCCGATGAAACGGTGCACAAGGCCTACGCGGTGCTCAGCGCCATCGCCCAGGCACAGAGTGCATCCCTGGAGGTCATCCGATGA